The genome window TGTTTCTGCTTATAGAGGTAATAGGGCACCATTCCCATAGCCCGGGCTGTTTCCCGGCCCGCATCCACCATGCGGGCGGTCATTTCCCCGTCCGGCAGGGGATGCTTTTCCAGGCTCATGCGGGAGGAACGCTTGATCGCCAGCGTATGCACGGTGAAGCTTTCCGGATGCAGTTTCCGGGCTTCCTCCAGGGTATGGGCAAAGTCCGCTTCGTTTTCTCCCGGCAGACCCGCGATCACATCCATGTTGATGTGGGGGATCGCTTCCTCCCGGGCCAGGGCGTAGGCATCCCGCACCTGCTGCGCGGTATGTGCCCGTCCGATTACCTCCAGCGTCCGGTCATTCATGGTCTGGGGATTGATGGATATCCGGCTGATCCCGGCCTGCCGGATCGCCCGGAGCTTGGCCCGGGTGAGGGTATCCGGTCTTCCGGCTTCCACCGTGTATTCCATGGCGCCGGGAAAACAGAAAAGCGTTTCAGCCAGCAGCTGCTCAAAGGCTTCCTGCGGCAGGGCGGTAGGCGTGCCGCCGCCCACATACAGGGCGCGCAGCTGCCGCCCGCTTTCCTTCAGGATTTCCGCACAGGCGCGCATTTCACGGATCAGGGCCGCCATATAGGGACCGACCAGGCTGCCGTCCCCGATCTCCCCGGAGGAGAAGGAACAGTAGGCGCAGCGCGTGGTGCAGAAGGGAATGCCGATATAAACATCCATCCAGCTGTCACCGGGTGCAGGCAGCTTTTGCTGCTCAGCCGCGATCTCGGCCAGCAGGGCTGCCCGGGAAGGAGATACATCGAATTCCCTGACCAGACGCCGGACTGCGTCCTCCGGTGTCAGCCCTTCCGCCAGCGCTTCCAGCATCAGGTGCGTAGGCCGGACGCCGGTCAGGCTGCCCCAGGGCGGCTGAATGCCGGTGATTTCCCGCAGGAGATCATACAGGGTCTGCTTGCACAGACGCCGGGCGGCGCGCCTGCGGTGAAGGGTACGGACCCGTTCATCCGTATCCTCCGGCGCGGACACGGCGCGCTCAGCGCAGCGGCCGTCTGCTTCAAAGCGGATGATGAACTGCCCGTCCCGCTCCGCGGTAAGCGGCACAAACTTCTTCGGCTCGTTCCAGACGCTTTCCGCAAAACCAAAAAGCCGGGTCAATACTCTCAACTCGGGCTCAATGGTTTCAAGGTAGGAATTCAATTCACAATTCATCATTCACAAATCATCATTCAGGTTGGTTCAGTGACCGGCGTGCATGGGAATGGACCGGACCATGGGCATGAGTCGTCTCAGGGAGTCTTCCATCTGTGCTTCGTTTCCGCCGGGCAGGTCTGTGCGGCCCCAGCCGTAATCAAACAGCGTATCCCCGGTGAACAGTTCCCCTTCGATCAGATAGCATACGCTCCCGGGCGTATGGCCGGGAGTGTGCAGTACCCGGACGTTCAGTCCGGCCAGGGTCAGTTCATCGCCTTCCCGGACCAGGTCTGTTGCTTCGGGTGCGGTGATCTGCCGTCCTATCAGTCCCATGCCGGCATTCAGGGCAGGATCACTCAGCATCGGTGCATCTGACTCATGAATAATAATTCTGGTTTTTTCATCTTTTGATTCTGCATTGCGCGCTGCACACAGCGCGCCCACAGCACCTATGTGGTCAAAATGGCCGTGGGTCAGCAGGATAGCCGCGATTTTCCGGTTTCCGGCAGCCTTCAGGATTCGTGCCGCCTCATCGCCGGGATCAATGACAATGCACTCCTGTCCGCCTTCAGGGCTCAGGATATAGCAGCGGGTCTGCACCATACCGACGGTGAGTTCATCGATGATCATGGCTGTTACTCCTCCGTGCGTCAAAAAGCCTTTTCGCTGTCCAGAAGGATGGTTACCGGACCGTCATTGACAAGGGAGACCTTCATCTCGGTGCGGAAGCGGCCGGTTTCCACGTGAATGCCCTGGTCCCGCCATGCTGCTACGGCTTTCTCATACAGCTCATTGGCCATCTCCGGGCCTGCGGCGCGGAAATAGGAGGGCCTGCGGCCGCCCCTGGCGTCACCGTAGAGCGTGAACTGGGACACGGCCAGGATGCTCCCGCCGACATCCAGGATGGAACGGTTCATGACGCCGTTTTCATCGTC of Aristaeella lactis contains these proteins:
- the hemZ gene encoding coproporphyrinogen dehydrogenase HemZ, yielding MNSYLETIEPELRVLTRLFGFAESVWNEPKKFVPLTAERDGQFIIRFEADGRCAERAVSAPEDTDERVRTLHRRRAARRLCKQTLYDLLREITGIQPPWGSLTGVRPTHLMLEALAEGLTPEDAVRRLVREFDVSPSRAALLAEIAAEQQKLPAPGDSWMDVYIGIPFCTTRCAYCSFSSGEIGDGSLVGPYMAALIREMRACAEILKESGRQLRALYVGGGTPTALPQEAFEQLLAETLFCFPGAMEYTVEAGRPDTLTRAKLRAIRQAGISRISINPQTMNDRTLEVIGRAHTAQQVRDAYALAREEAIPHINMDVIAGLPGENEADFAHTLEEARKLHPESFTVHTLAIKRSSRMSLEKHPLPDGEMTARMVDAGRETARAMGMVPYYLYKQKQMAGNLENTGYALPGHACLYNVDIMEETSHILAMGAGGISKRIWPEEGHITRAPNVSNILEYISRTDEMISRKRELFPPLK
- a CDS encoding MBL fold metallo-hydrolase, producing the protein MIIDELTVGMVQTRCYILSPEGGQECIVIDPGDEAARILKAAGNRKIAAILLTHGHFDHIGAVGALCAARNAESKDEKTRIIIHESDAPMLSDPALNAGMGLIGRQITAPEATDLVREGDELTLAGLNVRVLHTPGHTPGSVCYLIEGELFTGDTLFDYGWGRTDLPGGNEAQMEDSLRRLMPMVRSIPMHAGH
- the dtd gene encoding D-aminoacyl-tRNA deacylase, with amino-acid sequence MRAVVQRVTSASVTVEGETVGAVGPGFMVLIGVSKEDTDKDLKYIVDKVQNLRVFDDENGVMNRSILDVGGSILAVSQFTLYGDARGGRRPSYFRAAGPEMANELYEKAVAAWRDQGIHVETGRFRTEMKVSLVNDGPVTILLDSEKAF